One window of the Dreissena polymorpha isolate Duluth1 chromosome 5, UMN_Dpol_1.0, whole genome shotgun sequence genome contains the following:
- the LOC127832382 gene encoding beta-1,4-mannosyltransferase egh-like isoform X1, producing the protein MFRPAKLNISRTGAKFGGIVANCLQTTGSVVQHAFTCLHLVFCIWFVNMVFGTTTDQSHLHPLESYGLLGCILLYSLRSIPYLSLPFGITNILGIVTMNTFPAPPTLEAVKAKIPFLCFRVVTRGLYPDLVKTNVERNIKTCYKVGLDNFKFEVVTDNALNLPKSALVRELVVPNDYQTLKHSLFKARALQYCNEPSVNILSNDDWVVHLDEETLLTESSTIGLANFAGQGHGDIGQGVISYANEEIVNWWTTLADCVRVSVDLGMMRFSFRKLGCPLMGFKGSYIIVKESVEKDIGFDFGPKGSVAEDVMFALVAWGKGYKFNFVEGEMWEKSPFTLGDYIKQRKRWFVGHVYTLLSPEIPFKCKLGMIPTDLGWFLLVGNILNFPASFAFPIPLPLVLNVTAGSMGGLILFLFTFGSIKSFSSRKYGLFIKLLLIFATIPVIPLAACMDAIASVYGFYTRNSGGFHIVMKETQKQTKRQSSQIDMDLI; encoded by the exons ATGTTTCGTCCAGCCAAGCTCAACATATCCCGTACCGGTGCCAAGTTTGGTGGCATAGTCGCAAACTGTCTTCAGACGACCGGCTCGGTTGTTCAGCACGCGTTCACGTGCCTGCATCTCGTGTTCTGCATCTGGTTCGTAAACATGGTATTCGGCACGACCACGGACCAGAGTCATTTGCACCCCTTAGAGTCGTACGGACTATTGGGCTGTATACTGCTGTACTCGCTGCGCTCCATCCCCTACCTATCTCTTCCTTTTGGAATAACGAACATACTGG GCATAGTGACGATGAACACGTTTCCAGCGCCGCCCACACTGGAGGCGGTTAAGGCCAAGATCCCGTTCCTCTGCTTCCGGGTAGTCACACGGGGCCTGTACCCCGACCTCGTGAAGACCAATGTGGAAAGGAACATCAAGACGTGCTATAAAGTGGGTCTGGACAACTTTAAGTTTGAGGTGGTGACTGATAACGCATTGAATCTCCCCAAGTCTGCACTGGTACGGGAGCTGGTTGTACCTAACGACTACCAGACGTTGAAGCACTCGCTGTTCAAGGCGCGCGCGCTGCAGTACTGCAACGAGCCGTCGGTAAACATCCTCTCCAACGATGACTGGGTGGTGCATCTGGATGAGGAGACGCTGCTAACCGAGAGCTCCACCATCGGACTCGCGAACTTCGCCGGTCAGGGCCACGGGGACATCGGGCAGGGCGTCATCTCGTACGCCAACGAGGAGATAGTCAACTGGTGGACCACCCTGGCCGACTGCGTGCGCGTCTCCGTGGACCTGGGCATGATGCGATTCTCTTTCCGCAAGCTCGGCTGCCCGCTCATGGGGTTTAAGGGCTCTTACATCATCGTGAAAGAGTCCGTGGAAAAAGACATCGGGTTTGACTTTGGACCGAAGGGAAGCGTGGCAGAGGACGTAATGTTTGCGCTGGTGGCCTGGGGCAAGGGATACAAGTTCAACTTCGTGGAGGGGGAGATGTGGGAGAAAAGTCCCTTCACGCTTGGGGACTATATCAAGCAGCGAAAGCGCTGGTTTGTTGGTCATGTGTATACCCTTTTGAGTCCTGAAATCCCATTTAAGTGCAAACTCGGCATGATCCCAACTGATTTAGGCTGGTTTCTACTGGTTGGGAATATTTTGAATTTTCCAGCCTCGTTTGCGTTTCCAATCCCACTTCCGCTAGTGCTGAATGTTACCGCTGGAAGTATGGGAGGACTGATTCTATTCTTGTTTACATTCGGATCAATAAAATCCTTTAGCTCGCGAAAATATGGACTATTTATAAAACTATTGCTAATTTTCGCTACAATTCCCGTTATCCCACTGGCGGCCTGTATGGATGCCATCGCGTCGGTGTACGGATTCTACACGCGCAATTCCGGGGGCTTCCATATCGTTATGAAGGAAACACAGAAACAAACGAAACGACAATCGTCTCAGATTGACATGGACTTGATCTAA
- the LOC127832382 gene encoding beta-1,4-mannosyltransferase egh-like isoform X2, which translates to MNTFPAPPTLEAVKAKIPFLCFRVVTRGLYPDLVKTNVERNIKTCYKVGLDNFKFEVVTDNALNLPKSALVRELVVPNDYQTLKHSLFKARALQYCNEPSVNILSNDDWVVHLDEETLLTESSTIGLANFAGQGHGDIGQGVISYANEEIVNWWTTLADCVRVSVDLGMMRFSFRKLGCPLMGFKGSYIIVKESVEKDIGFDFGPKGSVAEDVMFALVAWGKGYKFNFVEGEMWEKSPFTLGDYIKQRKRWFVGHVYTLLSPEIPFKCKLGMIPTDLGWFLLVGNILNFPASFAFPIPLPLVLNVTAGSMGGLILFLFTFGSIKSFSSRKYGLFIKLLLIFATIPVIPLAACMDAIASVYGFYTRNSGGFHIVMKETQKQTKRQSSQIDMDLI; encoded by the coding sequence ATGAACACGTTTCCAGCGCCGCCCACACTGGAGGCGGTTAAGGCCAAGATCCCGTTCCTCTGCTTCCGGGTAGTCACACGGGGCCTGTACCCCGACCTCGTGAAGACCAATGTGGAAAGGAACATCAAGACGTGCTATAAAGTGGGTCTGGACAACTTTAAGTTTGAGGTGGTGACTGATAACGCATTGAATCTCCCCAAGTCTGCACTGGTACGGGAGCTGGTTGTACCTAACGACTACCAGACGTTGAAGCACTCGCTGTTCAAGGCGCGCGCGCTGCAGTACTGCAACGAGCCGTCGGTAAACATCCTCTCCAACGATGACTGGGTGGTGCATCTGGATGAGGAGACGCTGCTAACCGAGAGCTCCACCATCGGACTCGCGAACTTCGCCGGTCAGGGCCACGGGGACATCGGGCAGGGCGTCATCTCGTACGCCAACGAGGAGATAGTCAACTGGTGGACCACCCTGGCCGACTGCGTGCGCGTCTCCGTGGACCTGGGCATGATGCGATTCTCTTTCCGCAAGCTCGGCTGCCCGCTCATGGGGTTTAAGGGCTCTTACATCATCGTGAAAGAGTCCGTGGAAAAAGACATCGGGTTTGACTTTGGACCGAAGGGAAGCGTGGCAGAGGACGTAATGTTTGCGCTGGTGGCCTGGGGCAAGGGATACAAGTTCAACTTCGTGGAGGGGGAGATGTGGGAGAAAAGTCCCTTCACGCTTGGGGACTATATCAAGCAGCGAAAGCGCTGGTTTGTTGGTCATGTGTATACCCTTTTGAGTCCTGAAATCCCATTTAAGTGCAAACTCGGCATGATCCCAACTGATTTAGGCTGGTTTCTACTGGTTGGGAATATTTTGAATTTTCCAGCCTCGTTTGCGTTTCCAATCCCACTTCCGCTAGTGCTGAATGTTACCGCTGGAAGTATGGGAGGACTGATTCTATTCTTGTTTACATTCGGATCAATAAAATCCTTTAGCTCGCGAAAATATGGACTATTTATAAAACTATTGCTAATTTTCGCTACAATTCCCGTTATCCCACTGGCGGCCTGTATGGATGCCATCGCGTCGGTGTACGGATTCTACACGCGCAATTCCGGGGGCTTCCATATCGTTATGAAGGAAACACAGAAACAAACGAAACGACAATCGTCTCAGATTGACATGGACTTGATCTAA